From the genome of Nicotiana sylvestris chromosome 2, ASM39365v2, whole genome shotgun sequence, one region includes:
- the LOC104227762 gene encoding uncharacterized protein: MVRITKENEEIDRKREIKEIQQQAKEKIQQIEEVKNTKITELEKELEMLKQLYTNKLKEKEKRKEEEQELRLTNEIEKFKLQLEEVQDNPPNISINEINNQSDNDKDLGENYSETSETYTELIEKTEKIKTNPEINKGDMAEDKPSTSGVKNARQLNTTYYRVSCDSYDRNKTLWDKRLNRKWTPRQITEQCGGTSAGATSCTVNITFAA; encoded by the coding sequence atggttagaataacaaaagaaaatgaagaaatagatagaaaacgagaaataaaagaaatacaacagcaagctaaagaaaaaatacaacagatagaagaagtaaaaaacactaaaataacagaattagaaaaagaattagaaatgCTAAAACAGCTATATactaataaactaaaagaaaaagaaaaacgtaaagaagaagaacaagagctAAGAttgacaaatgagatagaaaaatttaaattacagttagaagaagtacaggatAATCCACCAAATATAAGCATAAACGAGATAAATAACCAAAGTGATAACGACAAAGatctaggagaaaactattcagaaacaagtgaaacgtacacagaacttatagaaaaaacagaaaagataaaaacaaATCCAGAAATAAACAAAGGAGATATGGCCGAGGATAAACCAAGCACATCAGGAGTAAAAAATGCAAGACAACTAAAcacaacctattacagagtaagttgtGATTCATATgatagaaacaaaacattatgggataaaaggctaaataggaaatggacaccaagacagataactgaacaat
- the LOC104227764 gene encoding uncharacterized protein → MSRTKANLKVKVYLKDVADAQAKLRKILDREDRRKEYARCMSRRKTFKEIRARGFDLSEELAQTTYQDKGTQTDESQETKDIFAILTTLSLQMDGMGKRLQQLEESQSSQQHDYKNAELSRSEDSKLPELEGDVGKLQKTHNTVGLYTAAGTSKQLNKKPHTNVNLNNIFDKPITPKRRKETIVTTPQTSTYANSLHPNKKIYNHITQTYIENIYKIQTFLNLNPKATTTTYPTQDYQKLQGYNRLIAQPKTRANLVKIYYNYGLLSTVYTYDGEEISGIPELYKAFITFKRITKGNLFLIKFYTAPAEILYDEIKPIIQVVKIGLTRDMIILEEIEQQPEIPKIEIPGFYANKRIIGIATIIKELANNYLQENAIWSYYSRDQLMIYANSRELRQGDMDKVQKWILSLLKPGIQSTTRALKKGFISNELLTRYCKLVGHKYPDHICSKCNGEDNHVPEVQLE, encoded by the exons ATGAGCCGAACAAAGGCTAACCTGAAAGTGAAGGTTTATTTGAAGGACGTTGCTGATGCTCAAGCTAAGCTGAGAAAGATCCTTGACCGCGAAGATAGGAGGAAAGAATACGCTCGGTGTATGTCTCGGAGGAAAACCTTCAAGGAGATTCGCGCTAGGGGATTTGACCTCTCGGAAGAGTTGGCGCAG actacctatcaagacaaaggtacccaaactgaTGAAAGCCAAGAAACAAAAGATATATttgcaatccttactactctatctttacagatggatggtatgggaaaaagattacaacagctagaggaAAGCCAGtcaagtcagcagcatgactataaaaatgcggagctaagtcgatcggaagactcaaaacttccagagttagaaggagacgttgggaaactccaaaaaacccataacacggttggtttatatacagctgcaggtacaagtaAACAGCTTAACAAGAAGCCACATACCAATGTCAATTTAAACAACATATTTGATAAACCAATTACTCCGAAAAGGCGAAAAGAAACAATAGTTACGACACCACAAACCTCAACCTATGCCAACAGCCTACACCcaaacaaaaaaatatacaaccatattactcaaacttatattgagaatatatacaAAATTCAAACATTTCTAAACTTGAACCCCAAAGCAACTACTACCACATATCCAACACAGGATTACCAAAAACTCCaaggatataataggcttattgCACAGCCAAAAACTAGAGCCAATTTAGTAAAAATATATTACAATTATGGATTACTTAGCACGGTATATACCTATGATGGGGAAGAGATAagtggaataccagagctatacaaagcatttatTACATTCAAAAGAATTACAAAAGGAAacttatttttaataaaattctatacagcaccagctgagatactatatgatgaaataaaacctaTTATACAAGTTGTAAAAATAGGCTtgacacgagatatgataatactaGAAGAAATAGAACAACAACCAGAAATACCGAAAATTGAGATACCAGGTTTTTAtgccaataaaagaataattggcaTAGCAACTATTATCAAAGAGCTAGCCAACAATTATTTACAAgaaaatgctatctggagctactactCAAGAGACCAGCTAATGATATATGCTAATTCAagagaactacgacaaggagatatggataaagtccaaaaatggattttatcattactaAAACCAGGGATACAGTCAACTACAAGAGCACTAAAGAAAGGATTTATTTCCAATGAATTAttgacaagatactgcaaactagtaggacacaaataccCAGATCATATATGTTCAAAATGCAACGGAGAAGATAAccatgtaccagaagtccaactggAATGA